From a single Nostoc edaphicum CCNP1411 genomic region:
- a CDS encoding YihY/virulence factor BrkB family protein: MNLQAIWKLFQETFKEWSEDKASRLAAALAYYTIFSIAPLLIIVIAIAGAVFGEEAARGQIVGQIQGLVGQDGAEFIQTAINNANKPQTGAIASIISVVVLLLGATGLFTELQDSLNTIWEVKPKPGRGVTNIIRLRFLSFAMVIGIGFLLLVSLVISTALAALVTYFSNLLPGLDFIWQILNFILSFAITTFLFGLIFKVLPDVKIAWSDVLIGAMLTSFLFSIGRFLLGQYLGNGSFGSAYGAAGSLVVILAWVNYAAQILFFGAEFTQVYSRRYGSGITPTKHAIPISDNTEYNGTAPKGQSSTNKKPFSRFMNRLFQSFRKPKRLQQRRKNQRF; encoded by the coding sequence ATGAATTTGCAAGCAATTTGGAAGCTTTTCCAAGAGACATTTAAAGAATGGAGTGAGGATAAAGCCTCACGGTTAGCGGCGGCGTTGGCTTACTACACAATTTTTTCTATTGCACCATTGCTAATTATTGTAATTGCGATCGCAGGGGCAGTATTTGGAGAAGAGGCGGCAAGGGGTCAAATCGTTGGACAGATTCAAGGTTTAGTTGGCCAAGATGGCGCAGAATTTATCCAAACAGCTATTAACAATGCTAACAAACCACAAACGGGAGCGATCGCTTCCATTATTAGTGTTGTAGTTTTGCTCTTAGGTGCTACTGGTTTATTTACTGAGTTACAAGATTCCCTCAACACGATTTGGGAAGTGAAACCGAAACCTGGACGCGGCGTAACTAACATTATTCGCCTACGCTTTTTGTCCTTTGCAATGGTGATTGGTATTGGCTTTTTACTTTTAGTTTCTCTGGTAATTAGTACGGCCTTAGCAGCATTAGTAACATACTTTAGCAACTTGCTCCCAGGTCTTGATTTTATCTGGCAGATTCTCAATTTCATCCTCTCTTTCGCCATCACTACATTCCTGTTCGGACTCATTTTTAAAGTCCTACCAGATGTCAAAATTGCTTGGAGTGATGTTTTGATTGGAGCTATGCTCACCTCCTTTTTATTCTCCATTGGGAGATTTTTATTAGGACAGTATTTAGGTAATGGCAGTTTTGGTTCAGCTTATGGTGCAGCTGGTTCACTAGTAGTAATCTTAGCTTGGGTTAACTATGCCGCACAGATTCTTTTCTTCGGTGCTGAATTTACCCAAGTTTATTCCAGAAGATACGGCAGCGGCATAACTCCAACTAAACATGCCATCCCTATATCTGATAACACGGAATATAATGGCACGGCTCCAAAAGGGCAATCATCAACTAATAAAAAGCCATTTTCTCGCTTTATGAATCGTTTATTCCAGTCTTTTAGAAAGCCCAAACGCTTACAACAGAGAAGAAAAAATCAGCGATTTTAA
- a CDS encoding phospholipid-binding protein: MSWLKRLFGMEKPQNAEVNPTAQAIPQAPSTSVASTATQSIPPERLGLNGEYDQSGLAKRVALAFDEDPQLDDVNTLWVAQTGSTVVLKGKVPSQEILNKMVSVANSVHGTTDVDTNQATIG; the protein is encoded by the coding sequence ATGAGTTGGTTAAAAAGACTGTTTGGAATGGAAAAACCTCAAAATGCAGAAGTAAATCCGACTGCACAGGCCATACCGCAAGCTCCAAGTACTAGCGTTGCATCTACTGCTACTCAATCTATACCCCCAGAACGTCTGGGATTAAACGGGGAATACGACCAAAGTGGCTTGGCAAAACGGGTAGCGTTGGCATTTGATGAAGATCCCCAACTCGATGATGTTAACACCCTTTGGGTAGCTCAAACGGGTAGCACTGTAGTGTTGAAAGGTAAAGTTCCCAGTCAAGAAATTCTTAATAAGATGGTTTCTGTAGCCAATTCTGTGCATGGTACTACAGATGTAGACACTAACCAAGCCACGATTGGCTAA
- a CDS encoding class I SAM-dependent methyltransferase, whose translation MATILRDWSYRYQWLYDGISRLAALSVGGETRFRQLALQGLTIHSDTQILDLCCGSGQTTEFLVKSSQNVTGLDASPKSLQRARQNVPLASYIEAFAEEMPFADNLFDVVHTSVALHEMQPQQLRKIINEVYRVLKPGGVFTLVDFHAPTNPIFWPGVSVFLLLFETETAWELLKTDLAELLTKTGFEVGEPTLYAGGSLQVIQAKK comes from the coding sequence ATGGCAACAATTTTAAGGGATTGGAGTTACCGCTATCAGTGGTTATATGATGGTATCTCTCGTTTAGCAGCCTTAAGTGTAGGTGGTGAAACCCGTTTTCGGCAACTTGCTTTGCAAGGCTTAACAATTCACTCAGATACTCAGATATTAGATTTGTGTTGCGGCAGTGGTCAAACGACGGAATTTTTGGTAAAAAGTTCACAAAATGTAACAGGCTTAGACGCCTCACCCAAGTCTTTACAACGGGCGCGGCAAAATGTACCTTTAGCTTCATATATAGAAGCTTTTGCAGAGGAGATGCCATTTGCAGATAATCTGTTTGATGTGGTGCATACCAGTGTTGCATTACATGAAATGCAGCCTCAGCAATTACGAAAAATTATTAATGAAGTTTATCGGGTGCTAAAGCCAGGAGGGGTGTTTACGCTAGTGGATTTTCATGCTCCGACAAATCCAATATTTTGGCCTGGGGTATCAGTGTTTTTACTGTTGTTTGAGACGGAAACAGCTTGGGAATTGCTCAAAACTGATTTAGCTGAGTTGTTAACTAAGACTGGCTTTGAAGTGGGTGAGCCAACTTTATATGCAGGTGGTAGTTTACAAGTAATACAGGCGAAGAAGTGA
- a CDS encoding DUF421 domain-containing protein — protein sequence MEKWLFIDWQAIFVPSISVFELIIRGSLVYLALFSVLRVLPSRQLGTLGITDLLVVVLFAEAAQNAMASNYTSITEGAILVGTVIFWSYLLNWLGYKIPQFQRFMNQPPLLLVKNGRMIQRHLQRELITDDELMSKLRQQGVEFLADVKFAYMEADGRISIIMSDAKTSSVPKQKVALKSDLH from the coding sequence ATGGAAAAATGGTTGTTCATCGATTGGCAGGCAATTTTTGTTCCTAGCATCAGCGTCTTTGAGTTGATTATCCGTGGTTCGTTGGTTTATTTAGCGCTGTTCTCGGTGTTACGCGTGCTTCCTAGCCGACAACTAGGAACACTAGGAATCACTGATTTACTCGTGGTTGTGCTATTTGCTGAAGCTGCTCAAAATGCTATGGCAAGTAATTATACATCGATTACTGAGGGTGCTATCCTGGTAGGAACTGTGATTTTTTGGAGTTACTTGCTGAACTGGTTAGGCTACAAAATACCACAATTCCAACGTTTTATGAATCAGCCACCACTGCTATTAGTAAAAAATGGTCGGATGATTCAGCGTCATTTGCAACGAGAGTTAATTACAGATGATGAATTGATGAGCAAGTTACGTCAGCAAGGTGTAGAATTTCTAGCCGATGTGAAGTTTGCATATATGGAAGCTGACGGCAGGATTAGTATCATCATGTCAGATGCAAAAACTAGTTCCGTCCCTAAGCAAAAAGTAGCATTAAAAAGTGATCTACATTAA
- a CDS encoding DUF4126 domain-containing protein has translation MIEILATLSASAAAGMRIGIPLLIIGLLQGSNLWSQVPILSHISPPILLGCLTSWSLIELLVSKKLWGQRLLQLIELFMSPLVGAIMGLGVATATATPNWLIAIIGGLLALVLQLVQVGWFYRLRGLPLWAVFLQDTLCIALVLFAFDAPWQGGVIALILLWFAVRSAKQWYGWYNKGKRRRA, from the coding sequence ATGATTGAAATCCTAGCCACACTTTCTGCATCTGCCGCAGCAGGAATGAGAATAGGCATACCTTTGCTAATTATTGGACTATTGCAGGGTAGTAACTTATGGTCGCAAGTTCCAATTTTATCTCACATTTCTCCACCAATATTATTAGGCTGCCTCACCAGTTGGTCATTAATTGAATTATTAGTCTCAAAAAAGCTATGGGGGCAAAGATTGCTCCAACTGATTGAGTTATTTATGTCTCCCCTCGTGGGCGCAATTATGGGGTTAGGAGTAGCTACCGCAACAGCAACGCCAAACTGGCTGATTGCCATAATTGGGGGTTTGCTAGCTTTGGTACTCCAGTTAGTCCAAGTTGGTTGGTTCTATCGATTACGTGGCTTACCGTTGTGGGCAGTATTTCTTCAAGATACCTTGTGCATTGCTCTAGTACTTTTTGCCTTTGATGCTCCCTGGCAAGGAGGAGTAATTGCTTTAATACTGCTCTGGTTTGCAGTTCGTAGTGCTAAACAGTGGTATGGCTGGTATAACAAGGGTAAAAGGCGTAGGGCATAG
- the hemH gene encoding ferrochelatase, with amino-acid sequence MGRVGVLLLNLGGPDKLEDVGPFLYNLFSDPEIIRLPFRWLQKPLAWFIATRRTRTSQENYKQIGGGSPLRRITEAQGEALKEQLGFLGQEVNIYVGMRYWHPYTEEAIAQISQDSVEHLVILPLYPQFSISTSGSSFRLLEKLWQEDPKLQPIDYTVIPSWYKQPGYLQAMAQLIAQELEQYPKPDDVHIFFSAHGVPKSYVEEAGDPYQVEIEECTALIMQTLNRPNPHTLAYQSRVGPVEWLQPYTEDALKELGAEGVKDLVVVPISFVSEHIETLQEIDIEYREVAEESGIHNFRRVPAPNTHPVFINALAELVIDALRNPSFKLSQAAQMKKMVKMYPQERWEWGLTTSAEVWNGRIAMLGFIALIIELITGHGFLHMIGILQ; translated from the coding sequence ATGGGTCGTGTAGGCGTCTTATTACTCAATCTCGGTGGCCCCGATAAGCTAGAGGATGTCGGGCCGTTTTTATACAACCTATTTTCCGATCCGGAAATTATTCGCCTACCATTTCGCTGGTTGCAAAAACCCCTAGCCTGGTTTATTGCCACGCGGCGAACCAGAACATCTCAAGAAAATTATAAGCAAATTGGTGGTGGTTCACCATTGCGGCGGATCACAGAAGCCCAAGGTGAAGCTTTAAAAGAACAGTTAGGTTTTTTGGGGCAAGAAGTTAATATTTACGTGGGAATGCGTTATTGGCATCCCTATACAGAAGAGGCGATCGCACAGATCAGCCAAGATAGCGTAGAACACCTGGTAATATTACCACTATATCCCCAGTTTTCTATCAGTACCAGTGGTTCCAGCTTCCGGCTTTTAGAAAAGCTTTGGCAAGAAGACCCAAAACTTCAACCGATTGATTACACCGTCATTCCTTCTTGGTACAAACAACCAGGCTACCTGCAAGCAATGGCGCAACTCATAGCCCAGGAACTTGAGCAGTACCCTAAACCGGATGACGTTCATATATTCTTCAGCGCTCACGGCGTTCCAAAAAGCTACGTTGAAGAAGCAGGCGACCCTTACCAGGTGGAAATTGAAGAATGTACTGCGTTGATTATGCAGACTCTCAATCGGCCCAATCCCCATACCTTAGCTTACCAAAGCCGTGTTGGCCCAGTAGAATGGCTCCAACCCTATACTGAAGATGCCCTCAAAGAACTAGGCGCAGAAGGCGTGAAAGATTTGGTTGTCGTGCCTATCAGTTTTGTCTCAGAGCATATCGAGACACTACAAGAAATCGATATTGAGTATCGAGAAGTAGCCGAAGAATCAGGAATTCACAACTTCCGCCGCGTACCTGCTCCCAATACCCATCCAGTATTTATTAATGCACTAGCCGAATTAGTGATTGATGCGCTGAGAAACCCCAGTTTCAAGCTTTCCCAAGCTGCTCAAATGAAAAAAATGGTAAAGATGTACCCTCAAGAGCGTTGGGAGTGGGGTCTGACGACTAGCGCTGAAGTATGGAATGGTCGGATTGCTATGCTCGGTTTTATTGCCTTAATCATCGAGCTAATTACTGGTCATGGCTTCTTGCACATGATTGGAATTTTGCAATAA
- a CDS encoding polysaccharide biosynthesis protein, producing MDCLLFVSHWLPQKLISSLLIKLLDLKNKHLFLFDTIVFSFTAFFALNLCLNGNFSIQEYKARLGIATILFLAVKLTVLWNFGFYRLYWRYASIEELLYITVLIGIAVIVQAVFFDAMRFIPYLAMDKLPQSLPLIDGLLSCIFIGGLRFSIRIVERISQQHTVFKPQDRVLIVGAGNAGVSLVQEMQRNPQLGFHPVAFIDDDPRKFRAYIRGIPVVGDRYQIPDVLKSLKIHKVIIAMPTVTGGVIREILDICKATGTQTSTLPGIHEILNGRVRVDSIRDVRIEDLLRREPVQIDIDQVAQFLKGKTVLITGSGGSIGSELCRQIFKCNPAEMILVGHGENSVFNIQQELEQLIQVIENEGKSLRDTPRISTFIADIRFKSRLEHAFELFQPDVIFHAAAHKHVPLMELNPVEAITNNVMGTKNLLELSLQYDVKHFVMISTDKAVNPTNVMGASKRVAEMLVLQAARESGKPYVTVRFGNVLGSRGSVVPTFKKQIAAGGPVTVTHPEIRRYFMTIPEAVQLVLQATVLGRGGEVLMLNMGKPVKIVDLAKELIRLSGYEVNQDIEIVFTGLRPGEKLFEELFIPGEEYEPTQHEKLLVVKNASKMIPENLSITVATLCQAAAKNDTSFILRLLEELVPGYKPKHLESYAAANIPSNTSVRILAQVKP from the coding sequence ATGGATTGCTTATTATTTGTTTCTCACTGGCTACCTCAAAAATTAATTAGCAGCTTGTTGATAAAATTGCTAGATTTAAAAAACAAACATTTGTTTCTTTTTGATACTATTGTTTTTTCATTTACAGCCTTTTTTGCTCTCAATCTATGCTTAAATGGCAATTTTTCCATCCAAGAGTATAAAGCAAGACTAGGAATTGCAACAATACTTTTTTTAGCAGTCAAACTAACTGTATTGTGGAATTTTGGTTTTTATAGACTTTACTGGCGCTATGCCAGTATTGAGGAACTTCTATACATAACTGTGCTAATAGGTATTGCGGTAATAGTTCAAGCTGTATTCTTTGATGCTATGCGATTTATACCGTATTTAGCAATGGATAAACTGCCACAATCACTACCATTAATCGACGGTTTGCTTTCGTGTATTTTTATTGGTGGGTTGCGTTTCAGTATTCGGATTGTAGAAAGAATCAGCCAGCAACATACAGTATTTAAGCCACAAGACCGTGTATTGATAGTTGGTGCTGGCAATGCTGGCGTCTCTCTTGTACAAGAAATGCAAAGAAATCCTCAATTAGGGTTTCATCCTGTTGCTTTTATTGACGATGATCCGCGCAAGTTTCGTGCATATATACGTGGTATTCCTGTAGTAGGCGATCGCTATCAAATTCCTGATGTTTTAAAATCTCTCAAAATTCATAAAGTTATCATTGCGATGCCTACCGTTACAGGTGGAGTCATTCGGGAAATTCTAGATATTTGCAAAGCAACTGGAACTCAAACTAGCACTTTACCAGGCATACATGAAATCCTCAATGGTCGTGTGCGAGTTGACAGCATCCGGGATGTACGAATTGAAGATTTACTCAGACGAGAACCTGTACAAATAGATATTGATCAAGTTGCTCAATTTCTCAAAGGTAAAACAGTACTGATCACAGGCTCAGGTGGATCAATTGGTAGCGAACTTTGCCGTCAAATTTTTAAATGCAATCCTGCTGAAATGATCCTTGTAGGACATGGAGAAAATTCTGTGTTCAATATCCAACAAGAACTAGAACAACTTATTCAAGTTATCGAAAATGAGGGTAAATCTTTAAGAGACACTCCTCGTATTTCAACCTTTATTGCAGATATTCGCTTTAAGTCTCGATTAGAACATGCATTCGAGCTATTCCAACCTGATGTAATTTTTCACGCTGCGGCTCATAAACACGTCCCTCTGATGGAATTAAATCCAGTTGAAGCAATCACCAACAATGTCATGGGGACAAAAAATTTACTAGAACTATCACTGCAATATGATGTGAAACATTTCGTGATGATTTCTACAGACAAAGCAGTTAATCCTACTAATGTTATGGGTGCTAGTAAGAGAGTCGCTGAAATGTTAGTGCTGCAAGCCGCAAGAGAAAGTGGTAAACCCTACGTTACAGTGCGCTTTGGCAACGTTTTAGGTAGTCGGGGTAGTGTAGTTCCCACCTTTAAAAAACAAATTGCAGCAGGCGGCCCAGTAACCGTTACCCATCCAGAGATTCGTCGTTATTTCATGACAATTCCAGAGGCCGTTCAACTAGTTTTGCAGGCTACTGTACTTGGTCGTGGTGGTGAAGTCTTAATGTTGAATATGGGTAAACCTGTGAAAATTGTTGACTTAGCTAAAGAACTAATTCGCCTTTCAGGATACGAAGTTAACCAAGATATTGAGATTGTATTTACTGGTTTACGTCCAGGTGAAAAGTTATTTGAGGAATTATTTATTCCTGGAGAAGAATATGAACCAACCCAACACGAAAAACTGTTAGTAGTAAAAAATGCTAGTAAGATGATTCCAGAAAATTTGTCTATTACTGTAGCGACTTTATGTCAAGCAGCAGCTAAAAACGATACGAGTTTTATTCTGCGTTTGCTTGAAGAACTAGTGCCAGGATATAAACCAAAACACTTAGAAAGTTATGCAGCAGCAAATATTCCCAGCAATACTTCTGTCAGAATACTGGCACAGGTAAAACCGTAA
- the purB gene encoding adenylosuccinate lyase yields the protein MIERYTLPEMANLWSEAYKLKTWLEVEIAVCEAQAELGYIPSEAVEEIKAKADFDPKRVLEIEAVVRHDVIAFLTNVNEYVGDAGRYIHLGLTSSDVLDTALALQLVASLDLLLQRLEDLIQVIRQKAREHRHTVMAGRSHGIHAEPITFGFKLAGWLAEVLRHQERLRILRQTIAVGKISGAVGTYANVEPRVEAIACEKLGLKPDTASTQVISRDRHADYVQQLALVAASIERFAVEIRNLQKTDVLEVEEFFAKGQKGSSAMPHKRNPIRSERLTGMARLVRSHAGAALENVALWHERDISHSSVERVILPDACTLTHFMLSEITDLVKNLLVYPENMKRNLNCYGGVVFSQKVLLALIDKGSNREDAYAIVQESAHAAWNKAEGNFQDLISKDPRVTQKLSPEELEVCFDPQQHLQHLEEVYQRLGI from the coding sequence GTGATTGAGCGTTATACTTTGCCCGAAATGGCTAATCTGTGGAGTGAAGCCTATAAACTAAAAACTTGGCTGGAAGTCGAAATTGCTGTTTGTGAGGCTCAAGCTGAACTTGGTTACATTCCATCTGAGGCAGTTGAGGAAATTAAAGCCAAGGCAGATTTTGACCCGAAGCGGGTACTGGAAATTGAAGCTGTAGTCCGCCATGATGTCATCGCTTTCTTGACAAACGTCAATGAATATGTTGGTGATGCCGGACGCTATATTCACCTGGGTTTAACTAGTTCGGATGTTTTGGATACGGCTTTAGCATTGCAATTGGTTGCCAGCCTGGATCTATTATTGCAACGTCTGGAAGATTTGATTCAGGTAATTCGCCAAAAAGCACGGGAACATCGTCATACAGTGATGGCTGGCCGATCGCATGGTATTCACGCTGAACCGATTACTTTTGGTTTCAAGCTAGCTGGTTGGCTAGCAGAAGTGTTGCGACACCAAGAACGCCTGAGAATACTCCGCCAAACGATCGCTGTGGGTAAAATTTCTGGTGCGGTGGGAACTTATGCAAATGTTGAACCCCGTGTAGAAGCGATCGCTTGCGAAAAACTCGGACTCAAACCCGATACAGCATCAACCCAAGTTATTTCCCGCGATCGCCACGCCGACTACGTGCAACAATTAGCTTTAGTAGCCGCATCCATCGAACGCTTTGCTGTAGAAATTCGCAATCTGCAAAAAACAGACGTTCTGGAAGTTGAAGAATTTTTCGCCAAAGGTCAGAAAGGTTCCTCAGCAATGCCACACAAGCGCAACCCCATCCGTTCGGAACGCCTGACGGGAATGGCACGACTCGTCAGAAGTCATGCCGGTGCAGCTTTAGAAAACGTTGCTCTATGGCATGAGCGGGATATTTCCCACAGTTCTGTAGAACGGGTGATTTTGCCAGATGCTTGCACTTTGACCCACTTTATGTTGTCAGAAATAACCGACTTGGTGAAAAACCTGTTGGTCTATCCTGAGAACATGAAACGGAATCTCAACTGTTACGGCGGCGTTGTGTTCAGTCAAAAAGTGCTACTGGCTTTGATAGACAAGGGAAGCAACCGAGAAGATGCTTATGCGATCGTTCAAGAAAGCGCTCACGCTGCTTGGAACAAAGCAGAAGGCAATTTCCAAGACTTGATTAGCAAAGACCCGCGTGTTACTCAAAAGTTGTCTCCAGAAGAACTAGAGGTGTGTTTCGACCCCCAGCAACATCTCCAGCATTTAGAAGAAGTTTACCAACGATTAGGTATCTAG
- the ilvN gene encoding acetolactate synthase small subunit produces MKHTLSVLVEDEAGVLSRISGLFARRGFNIESLAVGPAEQGGVSRITMVVPGDDRVIEQLTKQLYKLVNVLKVQDITETPCVERELMLLKVNASSSNRSEVIELSQIFRARVVDVAEDSLTLEVVGDPGKMVAIVQVLQKFGLKEIARTGKIALTRESGVNTELLKSLEAKV; encoded by the coding sequence ATGAAACATACTCTTTCGGTTCTTGTAGAAGATGAGGCGGGTGTTCTTTCCCGCATTTCTGGTTTATTTGCGCGTCGCGGCTTTAATATTGAAAGCCTTGCTGTTGGCCCTGCTGAACAAGGAGGAGTCTCCCGAATTACGATGGTAGTCCCTGGTGACGATCGCGTTATCGAGCAACTCACCAAGCAACTGTACAAGTTAGTCAATGTCCTAAAAGTACAGGACATTACCGAAACTCCTTGCGTCGAGAGGGAATTGATGCTTTTGAAAGTCAATGCTAGTAGCAGCAATCGCTCAGAAGTGATCGAACTGTCTCAGATTTTCCGGGCGCGAGTCGTGGACGTGGCGGAAGATTCTCTCACCTTAGAAGTTGTGGGAGATCCAGGTAAAATGGTAGCGATCGTGCAGGTGTTGCAAAAATTTGGTTTGAAAGAAATTGCCCGCACTGGCAAAATTGCCCTAACTCGTGAGTCGGGTGTGAATACTGAGTTACTCAAATCTTTGGAAGCAAAGGTTTAG
- a CDS encoding alpha/beta fold hydrolase encodes MTTTLHWQERVGNQRDWIWHGWQTRYTYIRPSQNHHNTTPLILLHGFGASIGHWRHNLEVLGEHHTVYAIDMLGFGASEKAAANYSIELWVEQVYDFWKTFIRQPAILIGNSNGSLISMAAAATHPDMVRGMVMMSLPDPSLEQEAIPPVLRPLVRAIKNVVASPLILKPVFNFVRRPGVLRRWASLAYANPEAITDELIEILAGPPQDRGSARAFSALFKAAIGINFSPSVKTVLPTLTIPMLLIWGQKDRFVPPALASQFAQYNEKLEVLNLEDVGHCPHDECPEQVNQAILDWIEKMG; translated from the coding sequence GTGACCACTACGCTACACTGGCAGGAACGAGTTGGTAATCAAAGAGATTGGATTTGGCACGGCTGGCAAACCCGCTACACTTACATTCGCCCTAGCCAAAATCACCACAATACAACACCTCTAATTCTATTACATGGCTTTGGTGCTTCCATTGGTCATTGGCGACATAATTTAGAGGTGTTGGGTGAGCATCACACAGTTTACGCCATCGATATGCTGGGTTTTGGCGCTTCTGAAAAAGCCGCAGCTAATTACAGCATTGAACTCTGGGTAGAGCAAGTTTATGATTTTTGGAAAACATTTATCCGTCAACCAGCAATATTAATAGGTAATTCCAACGGTTCACTGATTTCTATGGCTGCTGCTGCCACCCATCCTGATATGGTGCGAGGTATGGTGATGATGAGTTTACCTGACCCGTCATTAGAACAAGAAGCAATTCCTCCTGTGCTGCGCCCACTCGTCAGAGCAATTAAAAATGTTGTCGCTTCGCCGTTGATACTTAAACCTGTGTTTAACTTCGTGCGCCGTCCTGGGGTGCTGCGCCGCTGGGCTAGTCTTGCCTACGCTAACCCAGAGGCGATTACCGATGAACTGATCGAAATTTTAGCAGGGCCTCCCCAAGACCGGGGTTCTGCTAGGGCCTTTAGTGCTTTGTTCAAAGCTGCGATCGGAATTAATTTTAGTCCCAGTGTCAAGACAGTGTTACCAACCTTAACAATTCCGATGCTGTTAATTTGGGGACAAAAAGATCGGTTTGTTCCGCCAGCCCTTGCTAGTCAATTTGCCCAGTACAACGAGAAACTGGAAGTGCTGAATCTAGAGGATGTAGGGCATTGTCCCCATGATGAATGTCCAGAACAAGTCAACCAAGCTATTTTAGATTGGATTGAGAAGATGGGTTAG
- the bioU gene encoding (S)-8-amino-7-oxononanoate synthase BioU: MNSEQIKNSLNISPAIRVGVLGFGGLGQAAAKVVAGKREMILVAAADQKGYAYAADGLNTEASIATYQSEGSVGYLEPVGTLTNQSIQDLIDIAQPVDGYFLALPNLPNDFIPTVAKQFIKSGWRGVLVDAIKRTTAVEQLLAMKEELQAAGITYMTGCGATPGLLTAAAALAAQSYAEIHQVEITFGVGIANWEAYRATVREDIGHMPGYTVETARAMTDAEVEALLDKTNGVLTLTNMEHADDVMLEVAGIVGRDRVTVGGVVDTRNPKKPLSTNVKVTGRTFEGKISTHTFTLGDETSMAANVCGPAFGYLKAGRQLHQRGIYGIFTAAEIMPQFVR, from the coding sequence ATGAATTCTGAACAAATCAAAAATTCTCTAAATATTTCACCAGCGATACGCGTAGGAGTACTGGGTTTCGGCGGACTCGGACAAGCAGCCGCCAAGGTAGTTGCTGGCAAACGGGAAATGATTTTAGTCGCAGCAGCAGATCAAAAAGGCTACGCTTATGCTGCTGACGGTTTAAATACTGAGGCATCCATTGCGACCTATCAATCCGAAGGTTCGGTGGGTTATTTAGAGCCAGTTGGGACATTAACAAATCAAAGTATTCAGGATTTAATCGACATAGCTCAACCTGTAGATGGGTATTTTTTGGCTTTACCCAACCTGCCAAATGATTTTATTCCCACTGTAGCCAAGCAGTTTATCAAATCTGGTTGGCGTGGGGTATTAGTAGATGCGATTAAACGCACCACTGCTGTAGAACAACTCCTCGCGATGAAAGAGGAACTGCAAGCCGCTGGGATTACCTATATGACAGGATGTGGTGCTACACCTGGACTACTAACAGCAGCAGCAGCTTTAGCCGCCCAAAGCTACGCCGAAATTCATCAAGTTGAAATTACCTTTGGGGTGGGAATTGCTAACTGGGAAGCTTACCGCGCCACCGTTCGGGAGGACATCGGCCACATGCCTGGTTACACAGTGGAAACTGCTAGGGCGATGACTGACGCGGAAGTAGAAGCACTACTAGATAAAACTAATGGCGTGCTGACATTGACAAATATGGAACATGCTGATGATGTGATGTTAGAAGTGGCAGGGATAGTGGGGCGCGATCGCGTTACAGTTGGTGGTGTAGTCGATACCCGAAATCCCAAAAAGCCCCTCAGCACCAATGTTAAGGTGACAGGACGTACCTTTGAAGGGAAGATTTCTACCCATACTTTTACTCTTGGAGATGAAACCAGCATGGCAGCAAATGTCTGCGGACCTGCTTTCGGCTATCTCAAAGCTGGTAGACAATTGCACCAACGCGGCATCTATGGAATATTTACCGCAGCCGAAATTATGCCGCAATTTGTTAGGTAA